gaactataattaagtgaaaacaacaaaatataaaaattgtgagtttcttgagatttttttaaatttcttatgatGGAGCAAAATTATACATGACACCACCAGAACCAcaaattttctcaaaatttgtGCTAGAAACCCTAGTAAGAAACCCTTATTGAAAAGGCCCTAATAGTCCACACATTAATTAGGGCCTGTTTGGGGTAAAAAAATTCAGTTTCAGATTTTTAtggttttcagtttttaaaaaattgttatcaaTTTTATAACCTTCTTTCAACCGGTTGTTGACAACAATAATAATTCTTTCACGAatcattattgttttttaattcatattaaagaaaataaataatatatttcaatttcttttaagCAATAATTacacaaataattataataataagaataaattacACAAAACATCCcagccataaaaaaaaaaaacataattggaTGAGTATATTCCACTTCCAAGCTTCTAAGAATTGGGGCTGCAATGATTGTGCGAAATTCTCCATATAGAATAACAGAGGACCAAAGACCCTGTGGTTCCTACTTATAACTTATGAATAGAACATGTGTCATTGTGAAATTTTGAAACTGATAATGCTTCTCTAAACTGATGCATCACCCTTCCCTCTTTAACTACATTATCATCTCATAAACTATGCCCACCACCTGCTTGTGACAATTCTTACATAAAACTGAAAACAATGCTTAAGAATATGCGACTAAAACAAGTATGAACATTAAACAATTCAAGTAATTAAGCATGGCTTCTTCCTCAAATGTATGTTCTGCAGCAAGAACAATCTTTCCCTTAAGTCCTAatttggagaaaaataaaacttggaactaaaattgaaagcttgctttttgaaaacaactccatctaaatcataaaaataatctttcatTTATGTCTCTTCCTTAATATCGGGAAATtttgaaagggaaaaaaatagtttacaaTATTTGGACTATGTTGACTAAGCATGTGTTTAGTTTAAAGCATTTCCGCTTTTCAATGCATGTTGAACAAAACTCCACACACAAACTTTTTCGTTCAACCGAAAAAAACGCTTACATAAACACACTTACACCCTAACCTGtctagaaattatatttttcctatcatatttttcattaaaattttctcttctttcccttGCAAACCAAATAAGAAAGGtatattcataaatataattcaaaatgaaatagaataattaaaaataattgtgttgtaaattttagtaaatataaaaattcaatttataaattttgtagaGAAAAATGGTAAACATATCATGTTAATCATAATAAACACAATACTCTTAAAGTGAATATTCTCttgcaaaattaaatataatttataataatcatcacccaaaattataattataattctctagttcaatttaattttaagtttagtCTTCTAAttctttattcaatttaattctataactttttcttttggactaatgtttttctctaacttattttatttaattttctaattttaccATTTCATATTAACATTTTCCTCTAACTTTACTGTGTTTCTCATGAAACTTTACAACATGAAATTTGAAGGTTTTTAATTGATTCCAAAACGTAATAAGTGTTGCGGACTAAGTTTTTTCTTCCATCCATTTCAATCTCACACTACCATCAAAACTCTGAAACCACAACAAAAACCTTTGTAAACCACCTATAGATTGTCCTTATTTAGCCACCTGGTCTTTTATTCTCCACTTAAAGTCATTGTAAAATCCACCTTAATTGGCCTATTTCCATATCTTCGTTAATCATCTTCATCATGAATCCCAAACCACCCTTTGAATCAGCAAAAGCTGATACCCTTAAATCAACAATAGTATGGGTCCTATAGGACCCTCACCACTATTTTGAGAATTACTATTGATCCTGATCTCATTGCTATTCGCCCCACCAATTTTCAATTTCCAAAAATACCCTTCCACACATTGTATCATGGAATTGTACTTACATTGTATTAGTGGGTGGAAAGACAAAATTACATAAGTATAATTCCATTGTGTGAAGGagtgcaaaataaataaaataatagaaacatAATGTCGTTGTGTGTTTGTCAATGGAATCGTGTTtctgttgtatattttttttatccacacTTAGTacaacgaaaacacaattcttTGTGACCAAATATCCATGCAGAAATGCAATTTTGTTATGGTAGAGGAGTGTGCCGTGGTAAATGTGCACGATAGCACAATGGTGGAAAGGAGTTGTGCATGTGGAGCCTCGAAGGTGAAGGTCGCTCGAGCTAGGAATGTTGTGCGTGACAACAATAATGGTGGAGAGGAGTTACACGTGCGAAGCCTCAAAGGTGAAGGTCACATGCGAGGAGGAGATGAGATAGGGTTGTGCAACTATGGCGAGGGGAGGAAGGAGCCACGATTCTGGACCTGAGGATTGGGTGAGAAGGTGGGGGCAGGGGTGAGAAGATGTGGGAAGAGGAAGGAGGAAGAGGGAGGGACAAAATGGACTTTTCATGGAAAGGTTGGGGTCCATTAACAAAGAAGGAAAGGACCAATTGCAGCTCCCCACTATTTTTAATGGCAATAATTGATCAAAACCAAAGCATGCTCGTCACCATCCCAATCTCCAACATCACATTCCCCTCCCATCATGCAAAGCATCACATACCGAGTCATATTAGCTTTCCTTCCCACATTATAGCTTGGTCATGTATGAGGGTCATgttaaaaaagagataaaaaaaaaagctatcaATAGAAGGGAATGCCAATGGCATTGGAAAGATCATACGCAAATTTCATATTTAACCACGTCAAATATCTTGTGTAAATTTCGTCAATAGACATTGTAGTTGAAGAAAACAAGTTAACacgaaaaaacacaaaattaaaagataaagttaaaaaatcaatcaacacaaaaaaaaaagaacaagtttaataaaaaaaaataaaaaaagacttaaaaaaacaatcaatacaaaaaaaaaagaacaagtttaattaaaataataaaaaaaagactaactGAAGCTTTAGAGGACACAAATTTTCCTATATAAAACAATTAGTATAGAATAAAGGATAAACAAAATCTTGTAATAGtcaaaatcataataataaaagactgcttaataaataataaatttatgaaaaaataaataaataaataaagaattcacCCAAAACAACCTGCGAATCAAACCaacagaaaaagaaacattttctctttctttcctttcctcTTCTCCCTTCACATTCTTTGAAGGGAACTTTGCgtgaaaatttatatataatcagCAATTACTTCATTTTGACAAACTAGCAAACACGGGCAACGCTTGCTTAAAGTAGAATCCGCATCCCCAAAAGAATATGAAAATCATTCACAATTGACTATCCTCTAAACACGACTTAACAACATTAAGACTCTTAGCATGACAACCAAAAAAATATGCTAAATCCGACTATGGGTAGATAAATCATTGTACTCATACAGACCAAGATGGATATGCATTCAACAATCcaccaaaatttattttgaagttcGAGTCAACCCCTCGTCTTAGGGAAAAGAGAAATGAACCACATATACCACTCGTCATACACAACACATAATAAGAACCTTAACAAAACACGTGCTCAACAAGTGAGCCCCATAATGTCAATAATATATCATACCCCATTATCCAACTTTGACATCCACTTCTTATCTACCAACCTTCCCAACTATATATAAGTCTGAAGCATTGCGGTAGAAAAAAGGGCTAGCACTACGTATCACTTGCAACCAAATGATAGTAACAACGATTTTTACAGGTGCATCATTATGACATTTCCACTAGAGAAGCGAACAAACCATTGCGACGCCACCAATCCCAGAAGATATAAGCTCCAAGACAACTGAATAGTCTTTTATTTATCACCACCTATCCACCCCAACCAACCAGACAAGGCCATTTACTTCATACGAATTTTGAACGGTAAAGATGCATGTTTATCTTCCTTCGTCTGGGCTAGAGCTCATCATAATCTGTAAtgatttgtcaaaaaaaaaaaaattaagacaacTCGGAAATAAGTGGAAGCAACCATAGTTCCTCAACAGTTTACAACATTTTTTGAAAGCTAGTAGTCCAGACCAAAACAGCAATATTAAGAAATATACACAAAGACCTTTAGTGAAAGTATAGGTGCGACTTACATCCTTGTTTTGAGTTGTATAAAGTTGTAAATATCAACAAATTGAAGAATATGGTACTCACCTTTTGTAGTAGCAAGTGCCTGCAACAAGCCAAGGCCAAAGAAACTCCAACAACATTCAATGACGAGACAGCAATGTTGGAGTTTGTTTGAGTAGCAAAAGGATGCAGCACATTCGCAATATGCCTACAAGGACCtcaaatacataattatattagCAATCTGaaaaatgaacataaaaaacaaacaataaacaagcagcaataaataaaatctgTCCCAGAAGCATACCATCTATACTCTCATACTGACATCACACAAAGTAACGACCTGTCCACATTGACTGTCCTTGAAATTGCTCGGGCAGAGGAGAAAACTGCTGATTTCCAGTTGTGAGCTGTTGTGGCTGAAGCTGCTGATCATGATGTGATTTTAAAAGATCATAAGTTTGATAGTCTTGCCAACCATTCTGTTTCTCCACTTGAAGAGGCACAGAAGGAACTTGTTTTCCAGGAAAGGGAAAACTAACAGTAGGATTCAAGCCATTGTTACTGACTTGCTGAGCATTTGACTGAGAGTAGTTAAGAGGGCCATTGGAGCCTAATCCTTTTGTTGATGCATGCAAATGATATCCATCCAACCAACTGTAATCATCCATAATTGGATTCCCACTAATAGCATCTGAAACAGTGGATTCAATACCTTGTTTGGGAGGAACATGACTGAAACCAGGCGGAGGTCCAAGGTGCCTAGTAGGTCGACTGACTGGGGCTTTTCTTGAACCAACTGGCAAAGTTGGTGTGTTTACAGCTAAATTATCAGTAACTACTCCAGAAGATGCAATAACATCAACTTTGGACGGTACTACAGACTCCAAAGCTTTCGAGAAACCATAAAACATGGCATTAGTATCAGCACCTATAGATTGTTGGATAGGAAAAGGAAGTGAAACATGGTTGGAGAAGCCAGCAGCTTCTTGTAGACCAGGTTTCATCACATGTCCATTCTCAAATAACCCAAGACCTTTTAAATTGTAAGCAAGAGAAATTTCCTCCTCTAACCAACTTGATGTATGCGGCTGAACGGGTTGCAGGTGTTGAGGCACCATACCACTACCAGAAACAGATGAAGTTTGATGACTTAGGTTACTTAGAGGATTAGAAGTAGAATtaacatgaaattttaaatcCCCTCCAGATGCTTTCGAAACAGGTTCCAAACCCACATGGGGTGCCCATGATGAGGCAATCACATCACCTCGTGTCTCAGGCACTATAGGCTTGAAAACAATAACCTCGTCGTCGTCATCTCCTTCCATATGCTGGTGTTGGTTTGACTGAATAATTTCCATCTTTGATTGGTCTGCAGGATTTTCTTGCCCTAACTGTTTTGCATTAGGCATGCCTGAATCAGTGGTTAGACCAAAATCATCTGTGGTTTGAGGCTCAATACCAATTACAAATTTCTTCGCCtttgaatcaaaatatatcatttgtTTATCAACCTTAACCACATTTACTAAAGCCTTCCCAGCAGCTAAAATCCTTTTGACCCGAGCTTTTCTTTCCTTATCACCATCACTTCCAATGGAATGCTTCCTTGAAAAATCCAAGATGGTTTGTGCAGGAAGAAGTGGAATAAATCCCCTTAACTCAGAGTCCTCCCacaaagcatgtcggttttcaGTTTCCCCTTCCTCGTACCTGCTCATGTTATTAAAGCAAGTctcctcttcatcatcatcaatagACATAGGCCCAACTGAAAGCAGCTTATTCAAGAAGGATACACAACGATTCCAAAATTCTGATCTCAAATTTGCCTGATTTTCATCCACATCGTTGCCTGCAGCATGATCTGGATAAAAAGCCAACCACTCAACAAAAACCAAAATGCCTGGTAAAAGATAACTAGAAGAAGGATCACACAGCTGTGCACATCTCTCTATTATGTAGCCCATCAATTCAAAAGCTGCTGTAAATGCATTCTGAAGCAGAACAGCACGCTGTACAATTTCTGCATAAGTTTGACCTTCAGATTCCTTGTTCACATTGTAAACTGTGAATACTAGAATGCAGACAattctgacaatgacaagtgCATTCTCAGGAGTATCTGTACCAAAATTCAGCTCTTCATCTTGACCGGAAGACAGAAGCTCACGCAGCCCAGAGCTTACAACAGCAAGAACTTCAGCAAAAGTCTCAAGGCTATCAAGTTATTTGAGAAACAAAGGGGAAAAGGGTCAGAAAAACACATGAATCATCAGCGCAAGTACAAAGAAATGTTAAGAAATACACCTTGTGCGTGTAAACAAGATTCCATTTAGACGGACAAAGCGGGTGCAGAAGTATTTATATGTTTCCTGTATACTGGATGCTCCTGTTCTAGGACTGGCATCAACGCCAATACCCCTTGTTGCAAGTTTTGCTTCCCCTTTTCCTCTTCCTTTGCCAGTTGATCGCCCAGAAGATTCCTTGACTGCAAGAGTTTTAGCATCACCAGAAAGCTGAGAGAAACTTTGACGATTCTATCATGGATTAAAACAATAGCTAGTTAGAATAATTATAATGTAAAGCCTCAAAAGGATCACAGACAATAAATAACAGAAGGGTGAAAACAGGCGGAAAAATTTAACACACCACAGACCacaatatgaaaataatcataGAATTGAGTTCAATGACATATTCTTTAAGCCCAAAGTGGTCCAAGGTCAAATAGACAGACTAGCTTTCACAGCATGTTTCTTTAAAGCTTTTTAACCCaccaaattaatattattaagtacTCAAAATACGTGCATGAACTCCACCTAAGATGTGTACAGATAACATGGCTTTACTAACTTGCAACtgatcttaaatttataacctctcatttttttaatgcacTTAATTTTAAGCATCAAACACTAAGAGTAAGAATGACTGAATCTCATCCTCATAATAATACTTTAAGTATGCAAAGCATCAATCAAGATATAAAGATAAGGGCTGGATAACAAGtcaaaacaaagaataaaacACAAATTACTTAAACAATAACAAGAGCAAACCCATGGGGACATGGTCACATTACCTTCTCAAATGCAACTATCAAGTTTTCTCTTGCAGTTGTAAATGGACTATCTACAGCCAGACTACGAAAATATCGATAGATAGCCACCAGCTCATCCCCAGAATATGAAGCCAACAAAGCAAGCTGAAAAAACAGACtcattaaaatgaaatataaaaactatgaaacataagtaaaaaaaatataaatcaaccataaaaaataaaaatggatgcAGGACTGCCAAAAACCTGATGATGGGGGTTCCCACTAGAAGGCCAAAGAGATGCAGCTTGCAAGTAATAACTAGAAGCTGCAGTGAACTCCCGGTTTATTGAGTCACCTTCACCATACATTCCTTTATAACGAGCAAGATCACCCAAGTATATAAGACAACGATGACAAGCTACTAAGCCTTTCTTCATCGCAGCAGATTTCTTTCCATCTTTCTCCATCACAATCCGGTTCTCTGAATCGTCAAAGTAACCAAGAGGAAGACCATACTTAGCTCTGATTTTCGTAATAAGATCATGGTAAAATCCAGTTGCTTCTGAAAGGAAAGTCTTAAATTGTAGCCTTATTTTACTTATGCGATCAGGTCGCGCAGGGCCTTTCACTCCCTGAGATGAGTTTGCATTTGTAGAAGAAAGAGCAGCACTGAAGTATGCCCTAAACTCCTCAATCTGCTTATAATGCAACTGCCAAAGAGCATATTCAATATTGTGCTGCTCAGAGAAAGCTTGATCCTCAAGAATTATTGCTTCATAATTCTCACGCATCTGTTGCCAAGCATTAGGATCTGATGGGACACGCACCTGAGCCGACCTCCGACGCTTACTCTCCAACTCCAGGTTCTAAGTAACAAACAATTTTAATGTTACCAAACAGACCTCTAGTATTCATATCACCAAAAAGACCTCATGcaaatcaatattaaaatttaaaaacaagaaaaccaTGGAAAACAACAGCAAATTAAAAGTTCTGctaaatttttcatttgaacGTATAGTCATTCTTTTTTGTGTTTAGTAAGTGACAATCCAAGAACATTAAGAAttctcaataaatatatttattcgtTTGAGTTTAAAAATGAAGTACTTGAGCTTTGGAATAAAAAATCTCCAGTGTAGCAGTTCAATTCACTGATTGGTGCCAATGTATTGTCATTTTCTTACTTAGTGCCAATTTATTATGGTGTCTTTCACATGGTCATGGTCACTTTTATCTAGAGTAATTTTTGTGAAAAAGAGATTTACTGATTCAGTAAGTAACTTCAAAAAatctacaaatttaaaaatcattaaaaaatatcagaGAAAGAATAGCAGTCAACATTATAGGAAATAAAGGCTCGAATTGAAAATTTAGATAGACCACAATACCAACAGAGCATTTTAATCAACTAAAATTAACCAGATTCATGTTACATTTAGCTTGAAGGATTATATAAGaaattacaccaaaaaaatgttgcttgttcatcaattttttaaggTTTCCAGCACAGTGAATGGCCATAAAAGAGAGGCGGGAGGGGGGATACCTTTTCATAGAGGCGTTGTGCACGCTCCCTTGATGAAGGAGCAGACATTTTATCCATTTCTACTATCATCATCCATCAATTATTTCTTGAGTAACCAAACTCAAATCACATGAAacctacaaaaataaattaaaaattataagattacTAATTGCTCACTTCAATGATTCATTAAATAGTTAGCAAGCAGACATTTTATCCATTTCTACTATCATCATGCATCAATTATTTCCTGACTAACCAAACTCAAATCGCATGAAACctgcaaaaataaattatacgaTTACAAATTGCTCACTTCAATGATATCATTATATCCATACCCCTTGAATGTAAAACTGAAAACTGAATTCCACCGAAACAGACGGGACCATTCAACTCTAAAAACGAAGATTGACTTGATCAAAACAAACAAAGCCATATTAAATAAGATACAGCACAAAACATAGATACAAACATGACCATAACAGAACCCTATGAAAGTCAAACTCAAACTCAAAACAAAATTCCAGTAAAACACACAGACTAATTCGACTTATTAACGAAGAAAACTGTCTCAGATGAAAAATCTAAGGCATCAAAAACTGAAGCCACACAAACAAACTGATACAGAGCACAAATCGTAAATATTCATATGAATCAGCACAATCCACGATCATAGAAtgaaaaaaagtaacaaaaagattattagaaagaaaataaacaaaaccagaAACAATATCAACAACAATAACGATGATCGGAAACCCCTCAATAACATTCATACCCAAAGAAACAAATCATAGACCTAAATTTCATAAACTCTAATAGTTTCACAAACTCTAATAATAAGTTTTGTACAAATTCGAATGTCAAAACCTCCCACTCGCGgagtaatttaataaaatagagaaacaaaaaaacgaaaaaaaaaatgcaaaagaacgAAGGCAATACCAGATCTGCAAAATCCATCAATGATACAACATATTAGAACGAATCCGGTCAAAGATTTTatagaaaaacagaaaaagaagaaCAGGAATTGAAGCTTCGCGAAGacaattcttttattaaatagaataaaaataagtcaaataaaaataaatagaaaaataataaaactcacCGATGCTGGAAGAGA
This region of Glycine max cultivar Williams 82 chromosome 7, Glycine_max_v4.0, whole genome shotgun sequence genomic DNA includes:
- the LOC100779982 gene encoding protein SMG7, with translation MMIVEMDKMSAPSSRERAQRLYEKNLELESKRRRSAQVRVPSDPNAWQQMRENYEAIILEDQAFSEQHNIEYALWQLHYKQIEEFRAYFSAALSSTNANSSQGVKGPARPDRISKIRLQFKTFLSEATGFYHDLITKIRAKYGLPLGYFDDSENRIVMEKDGKKSAAMKKGLVACHRCLIYLGDLARYKGMYGEGDSINREFTAASSYYLQAASLWPSSGNPHHQLALLASYSGDELVAIYRYFRSLAVDSPFTTARENLIVAFEKNRQSFSQLSGDAKTLAVKESSGRSTGKGRGKGEAKLATRGIGVDASPRTGASSIQETYKYFCTRFVRLNGILFTRTSLETFAEVLAVVSSGLRELLSSGQDEELNFGTDTPENALVIVRIVCILVFTVYNVNKESEGQTYAEIVQRAVLLQNAFTAAFELMGYIIERCAQLCDPSSSYLLPGILVFVEWLAFYPDHAAGNDVDENQANLRSEFWNRCVSFLNKLLSVGPMSIDDDEEETCFNNMSRYEEGETENRHALWEDSELRGFIPLLPAQTILDFSRKHSIGSDGDKERKARVKRILAAGKALVNVVKVDKQMIYFDSKAKKFVIGIEPQTTDDFGLTTDSGMPNAKQLGQENPADQSKMEIIQSNQHQHMEGDDDDEVIVFKPIVPETRGDVIASSWAPHVGLEPVSKASGGDLKFHVNSTSNPLSNLSHQTSSVSGSGMVPQHLQPVQPHTSSWLEEEISLAYNLKGLGLFENGHVMKPGLQEAAGFSNHVSLPFPIQQSIGADTNAMFYGFSKALESVVPSKVDVIASSGVVTDNLAVNTPTLPVGSRKAPVSRPTRHLGPPPGFSHVPPKQGIESTVSDAISGNPIMDDYSWLDGYHLHASTKGLGSNGPLNYSQSNAQQVSNNGLNPTVSFPFPGKQVPSVPLQVEKQNGWQDYQTYDLLKSHHDQQLQPQQLTTGNQQFSPLPEQFQGQSMWTGRYFV